The Fundidesulfovibrio putealis DSM 16056 DNA window CGGGGCTTGTCCTGGGCCTCGTTGACCTTCAGGGTACGACCGCCGAGCTCCTTGCCGTCCATGCCGGCGATGGCGGCCTTGGCGCCTTCGTCGTCCATTTCCACGAAGCCGAAGCCACGCAGGCGGCCGGTCTCGCGGTCGGTGATCAGAGCGACGCTGTGGACTTCGCCGAAGGCGGAGAACACGTTGCGGATTTCATCTTCGGAGGTGCTGAAGGAAAGGTTTCCAACATAGAGTTTCTTAGACATGGGCTGTTGCTCCCGTTTTTGGCATGTTTTGTTTCATCACTAGGATCTGAGCAAACCAGATAGCCCATGATTCAAAGAAGCCATGCTCGGTTAAAGTTTTATGTACTCTTGTACGCATTCCGGTTGAAAGGCAACAACAATATTGCGATCCGGCCGGTATTTGACGTGATTTTTATGAGGCCCCTCACGGAAACCAAGGAAAAACAGTTGTTTTCATGCGCAAAAGTTTTTCGGGGTTTGTGAGGTCACTGGTTTGGCTCTCATCACGGCGAAAACCGTGAAACCACGTGCTTCAAGTCGTCAAGAGTCGATCATCTCCTCGGCATTTCGAACGTTCGGGTTAAAAAGTAAAGGGAAAATGGGGGAATACCAGCTCCCCCACCCCTCGTTGCACGCGCTACAGAATGCTCTTCACGGCGTCGGTGGCCAGCCGCATCAGCATGTCCGGCGCCAAGCCCAGTGCCAGAATCAAGAGCACCAGCCCCACGGACAGGGCCTTGGCCGATGCGCTGGCGTTGATGGTCTCGGTCTTGTCGCCGCCAGCCGCGTAGGTCACGCGGACTACTGAGAGATAGTAATAGATGGAAATTGCGGTGTTTACAGCCGCGATGATCACCAAGGGCAGGTACCCGGCTTTGTAAGCTCCTGTGAGCAGCATGAACTTGCCCATGAACCCGGCGAAAGGCGGCAGGCCAGCCAGGGCGAACATGCTCACGGCCAGGGTGAAGGCCATGAGCGGCGAGCGCTTGTGCAGCCCGCTCAGGTCGCTGATCTGAAGGTTCTCGCCGTTCTGGGACACGGTGCAGATCACCAGGAAACCGGCCACGTTCATGGCCAGATAACCTGTGATGTAATAGAGCGAGGTGGCGTAGCCGACCTCCTGCAAGGTCACGATGCCCAGGAGCACGTAGCCTGCGTGAGCGATGCCCGAGAAACCCAGCATGCGCTTGATGTCGGTCTGCACCAAGGCCACCAGGTTGCCGTAGAACATGGAGAGGACCGCGAAGATGGCCAGCATGCTGGTGAGGTGGTGGCCTTCGGAGGTGGCCATGGCCGCGATGCGGATCAGCATGGCCACGGCAGCCACCTTGGGCACGGAGGAGATGAAGGCCGTGGTCTCGTTGGACGCGCCCTGGTAGACGTCGGGAACCCAGAAGTGGAAGGGGAACACGGCCAGCTTGAAGAAGAAGCCGCCCATGACCATGGCGATGCCGGCCAAAGCCGCCGGGGAGTCCATCATGGTGCGAAGCGCGGGGATCAGGCCTGCGAAGTAGGTGGTTCCGGTGAGGCCGTACAGGTAGCTCATGCCGAAAAGCATCACCGCAGTGGCCACCACGCCGAACAGGATGTACTTGATGGCCGATTCCATCTGCATGCGAAGGCCCGGCCTCTCTTCCCGCATGGGAACCAGCAGGTACAGCGAGTAGGAGGACAGCTCCAGCGCGATGAACAGCGTGACCAGTTCCACGCTGCTGACCAGCATGACCAGCCCAAGCGTGCTCAGGCAGAGGAACATGTAGTATTCAGGGCGAATCTCCTCGGCGATGTCCTTAAGCTCCTTTCCAAAGAGCAGCACGCAGGCCAGGCCGCCGGAGAGGATCAGCTTCAGCACCTGGGAAAAGAGGTCGATCTTGTAGGAGTCGAAGAACAGAAACCCCTCCGCCCGCAGGCTGAACAGGCTGGCCCCGAAAGTTGCCAGGGCCACGGCCAGTGCCAGGGGGCGGGCCAAACGGGCCGTATTCTTCCCGATGGACAGGAGGAAGAGCGCGAGACCACCCAGCAGGAGCGTCATCTCGGGAGCGAACAACATGATCTTCATAGTGCGGCCTTTTCTGAGGTCCTGAAGCGTTCGGTTTCCATTAGGGCATCAGGCTGGTCACGGCGACCACGCCGCCGGACGCGGTTCCCACCTGCTTGAGCACGTTGGCCACGCTGGCCTGCATCACGTTCATGACCGGCTCCGGAGCCAGCCCCAGCCAGAACACGCCCACCAGGAGCGGGGCCAGGGTCAGAATCTCGCGGAGGTTGAGGTCCATCAGGCCCTTGTGTTCGGGGTTGTCCGTACCGCCCCAGATAACGCGCTGCACCATGCGGAACATGTAGGCGGCGGCCAGGATGGCTCCCGGGATGGCGAAGGCGGTGAGGATCTTGTTTTCGGCGAAGCTGCCCGCCAGGATGAGGAACTCGCCCACGAAGCTGTTGGTGCCGGGGAAGGCAAGGGACGAGAGCGAAAAGAATGCCAGGAAGGTGACGTAGATGGGCAT harbors:
- a CDS encoding RNA recognition motif domain-containing protein, yielding MSKKLYVGNLSFSTSEDEIRNVFSAFGEVHSVALITDRETGRLRGFGFVEMDDEGAKAAIAGMDGKELGGRTLKVNEAQDKPRSGGGGGGGRGGYGGGGGRW
- a CDS encoding NADH-quinone oxidoreductase subunit N, giving the protein MKIMLFAPEMTLLLGGLALFLLSIGKNTARLARPLALAVALATFGASLFSLRAEGFLFFDSYKIDLFSQVLKLILSGGLACVLLFGKELKDIAEEIRPEYYMFLCLSTLGLVMLVSSVELVTLFIALELSSYSLYLLVPMREERPGLRMQMESAIKYILFGVVATAVMLFGMSYLYGLTGTTYFAGLIPALRTMMDSPAALAGIAMVMGGFFFKLAVFPFHFWVPDVYQGASNETTAFISSVPKVAAVAMLIRIAAMATSEGHHLTSMLAIFAVLSMFYGNLVALVQTDIKRMLGFSGIAHAGYVLLGIVTLQEVGYATSLYYITGYLAMNVAGFLVICTVSQNGENLQISDLSGLHKRSPLMAFTLAVSMFALAGLPPFAGFMGKFMLLTGAYKAGYLPLVIIAAVNTAISIYYYLSVVRVTYAAGGDKTETINASASAKALSVGLVLLILALGLAPDMLMRLATDAVKSIL